DNA from Halobaculum sp. XH14:
AGCGCCGGCTCGTCAATCTGGACGTAGCGCGCGCCGGCCTCGACGAGCTTCTCGACCTCCTCGTTGACGAGGTCCGCCAGATCGTACGCGAGCGCCTCGTTGTCGTCGTACGCCTCGTTGAACGACCAGTTCGCCAGCGTGTACGGGCCGGTGATTGGGACCTTCACCGGGCGCGAGGCGACCGCGTCGGTGAACGCGAACTCGTCGACGAGCCACGGCTCGTCGTACTCGACCTCGTCCACCACGGAGGGCTTGTCGAAGTAGTTGTGGCCCCACACCTTCACGGGACCGTTGAACTCGTAGCCCTCGATGCGCTCGGCGAAGAACTCGACCATCTCCTCGCGGCGCATCTCGCCGTCGACGACGGTGTCGAGGCCAGCCCGCTCGTGTTCGTGTGTGATGACGCGGCAGGCGTCGTCGTGGGCCTCCGTGAGGTCCTCGGCGTCGAACTTAGAGTCCGAGTCCTCGGCGAGGTCGCTCGCGCGGTTCAGCCACTTGGGCTTCGGATACGAGCCGACGACCGTCGTGAGCAGGAAGTGCTCGTTCGGGTGGTCCTCGGGTCGGAACCCCTCGCGGTTCTCCGGGTTCCGGCTCACGCCTCCACCCCCTCGACGGCGGCGAGGCGAGCGCCCTCGGCGAGCGCGCCGAGCTTCTCCAGATGCCTGTTCGTCGGCAGGTAGAACGGCTCCGTGTTGTAGCTCACGTACGTCGTCTCGAACGTCTGGCCGGGTACCTGCTCGTGAACCCACTCGACGCGTTCCGCGACCGTTTCCGGCTCCTCGACGAGCGTGTTCTGGCCGTCGACGACGCCGAGCGCGACGTCGGATTTCGTCCCGAGTTCGTTGATGCATTCGAGGTTCCGCTCGCGGTCTGCGGCGACGAAGTCGAAGCCGATCGCGTCCACGTCGGCGTCCATGAGGTGCGCGTACGGCTTCTCCGCGAACGCCTCCCAGTACGTGTGGACGACGACCTCGGCGTCCGTGGCGGCCACGACCGTATCAATCGCCTCGCTCGCCCGCTCGTCCGCCCCGTCCGCCGGCGCGTTCGTGACGAAGGAGGGCTCCAGCAGGAACAGGGTCGCGTGGTCCGGGAACTCGGCGACCTCGCCGGCGAGGAACTCCGCGACGGCGGCGAGGAACTCGGCGTCGTCCCCGTAGTGCTCGTCGGTCGCCAGGTCGGCGAGCGTGTACGGGCCCGGCAGCACGGCCTGGAGCAGCGAGCCTGATTCGTCGCCGAGCAGGTCCGCGGCCGCGGCCAGTTCGGCGGCGACGTCGCCCGAGGGGGTCAGTTCGCCGACGACCCGCAGATCACGGTAGAAGTTGTTGTTGTCGTAGTAGCGAACGATGCCGCCCGTCTCGACGTTCCCGTGGACGGTCAGCGGGTGCGCGAGCATGTCGTCCCAGCGGCCCTGTCCCTCGACGATCCGGTCCAGCTCCGCGTCCCGCTGGTCGTCGACGAGTTCGGCGCGAACGCGGTCGTAGGCGGCCGCGATCTCGCCGCCCTCGCCGCCGGAGACGAGATCGCCCTTCTGGTGGCCCTTCAGCTCGGAGAGTTCGTCCTTCGACCGGTCGGGGAGCGGGTACAGCCCCGGCGTGGTCGAGACTACGTCGGTCATCACCTACCGATACCCGATACCGACGCATAATACTTCCTACTGAGGTTAATGCTCCATAGTTATCTCTCCTCGAGCGCGAGCACCGACAACGTTTCGTACGGGAACGACTCCTCGAGGACCGTCTCGGCGTCGAACCCGCGTTCGACGGCGTACGCGACGACGTCGGCAAAG
Protein-coding regions in this window:
- a CDS encoding methionine synthase, yielding MSRNPENREGFRPEDHPNEHFLLTTVVGSYPKPKWLNRASDLAEDSDSKFDAEDLTEAHDDACRVITHEHERAGLDTVVDGEMRREEMVEFFAERIEGYEFNGPVKVWGHNYFDKPSVVDEVEYDEPWLVDEFAFTDAVASRPVKVPITGPYTLANWSFNEAYDDNEALAYDLADLVNEEVEKLVEAGARYVQIDEPALATTPDDHAIVGECLDRIVAGVPEDVRIGLHVCYGDYSRVYPEINDYPIDEFDVELCNGDYEQIDVFADGAFAPDLALGVVDAHVAEVESVEEIKANIREGLKVVPPEKLTVSPDCGLKLLPREIAYGKMENLVRATRELEAELDAGEIEVPAADGTTAPADD
- a CDS encoding 5-methyltetrahydropteroyltriglutamate--homocysteine methyltransferase; protein product: MTDVVSTTPGLYPLPDRSKDELSELKGHQKGDLVSGGEGGEIAAAYDRVRAELVDDQRDAELDRIVEGQGRWDDMLAHPLTVHGNVETGGIVRYYDNNNFYRDLRVVGELTPSGDVAAELAAAADLLGDESGSLLQAVLPGPYTLADLATDEHYGDDAEFLAAVAEFLAGEVAEFPDHATLFLLEPSFVTNAPADGADERASEAIDTVVAATDAEVVVHTYWEAFAEKPYAHLMDADVDAIGFDFVAADRERNLECINELGTKSDVALGVVDGQNTLVEEPETVAERVEWVHEQVPGQTFETTYVSYNTEPFYLPTNRHLEKLGALAEGARLAAVEGVEA